The following proteins come from a genomic window of Nicotiana tomentosiformis chromosome 12, ASM39032v3, whole genome shotgun sequence:
- the LOC104095448 gene encoding NADH dehydrogenase [ubiquinone] 1 alpha subcomplex subunit 6-like, translating to MAHMVRNMRVPPNSASLAEAKNRTLEFFRMCCRSIPEIMDIYNLYDVVSPSQLRSAVAAEVRKNSNVTNPMVIDMLLFKGMEELKNVVDHSKQRHHIVGKYVVGNQGLVQDLEPKDQGSSNFLKNFYSSNYF from the exons ATGGCGCATATGGTGAGAAACATGAGGGTCCCACCAAACTCGGCGAGTTTGGCAGAGGCTAAGAACAGGACCTTAGAATTCTTCAGGATGTGTTGCAGATCCATCCCTGAGATCATGGATATCTACAACTTGTACGACGTCGTTTCTCCTTCCCAACTCCGTTCCGCTGTCGCTGCTGAAGTTCGCAAGAATTCCAACGTTACTAATCCGATG GTAATTGACATGCTGCTGTTTAAGGGCATGGAAGAGTTGAAGAACGTTGTGGACCACTCAAAGCAGAGGCACCATATTGTTGGCAAATACGTCGTTGGTAACCAAGGTCTTGTGCAGGACCTTGAACCCAAAGATCAGGGCAGCTCTAATTTCCTGAAAAACTTTTACAGCAGCAACTACTTCTAG